Proteins encoded in a region of the Hyphomicrobiales bacterium genome:
- a CDS encoding peptidoglycan-binding protein — MTAVGPFIKGKARELSITFGVCALVGTAMINAVFLQTSKHPAPLFKQQEARVISSDISNTITKPNEINLTRAEYTPVANPLAANPLVVEIQRHLAARGYYNSEFDGLMGARTKAAIGVYQRAFDITVTNEASRSLLEHIRLSIPDKKYHAKARQRVAEATVDLESIGLRTTTIGPSDLTISDPKRIKEVQQALTRIGFNLAADGVAGRNTKLAIVEFKKRRGLKPDERITLALFNELMKLKKL, encoded by the coding sequence ATGACTGCTGTTGGCCCATTCATTAAGGGCAAAGCGAGAGAATTGTCGATCACTTTTGGTGTATGTGCCCTGGTTGGCACAGCTATGATTAATGCCGTTTTTCTGCAAACATCCAAGCACCCAGCGCCCCTTTTTAAACAGCAAGAAGCACGCGTTATTTCATCTGATATAAGCAATACTATAACAAAGCCTAATGAAATTAATTTGACGAGAGCCGAATATACGCCTGTGGCTAATCCTCTTGCTGCCAATCCACTTGTAGTTGAGATACAGCGACACCTTGCAGCTCGCGGATATTATAATTCTGAATTTGATGGCTTGATGGGCGCTCGAACAAAGGCAGCGATAGGCGTCTATCAACGTGCCTTTGATATAACGGTCACAAATGAAGCCAGCCGTTCTTTACTTGAGCATATACGCTTGTCTATACCGGATAAAAAATATCATGCAAAAGCGCGTCAACGTGTTGCGGAGGCGACGGTTGATCTGGAATCAATTGGTTTGCGAACTACGACAATAGGACCCTCTGATCTTACAATTAGCGATCCAAAGCGGATTAAAGAAGTTCAACAAGCTTTGACGCGTATTGGGTTTAATCTTGCTGCGGATGGTGTTGCTGGACGTAATACAAAACTTGCTATTGTTGAGTTTAAAAAGCGGCGTGGATTGAAGCCGGACGAGCGTATCACGTTAGCTCTCTTCAATGAGTTGATGAAACTCAAGAAGCTATAG
- a CDS encoding DUF1491 family protein, with amino-acid sequence MRLSTEFWVSAYVRQSQLAGDFTALMRRGAERGGSIFIIINRLDGSADLYAPAPQSMLGENSDERVFTLAMEAASEEDVTSRIEKETRFDSDLWVIERESRNAQHDLVIVDSTHS; translated from the coding sequence ATGCGATTAAGCACTGAGTTTTGGGTAAGTGCCTATGTGCGCCAAAGCCAGCTTGCCGGCGATTTTACTGCGCTAATGCGCAGAGGTGCTGAACGCGGCGGTTCGATCTTTATTATCATAAATCGGCTTGATGGATCCGCTGATCTTTATGCGCCTGCTCCTCAATCAATGTTAGGTGAAAACAGCGATGAGCGTGTCTTCACTTTAGCAATGGAGGCCGCTTCTGAAGAGGATGTTACATCGCGCATCGAAAAAGAGACACGCTTTGATAGTGATTTATGGGTTATTGAGCGCGAAAGTCGCAACGCTCAGCATGATCTAGTTATTGTGGATTCAACGCACAGCTGA
- a CDS encoding DUF1214 domain-containing protein, protein MLHAFSFILTCIAACIIGIGSAWTILDGDLKFNKVTLGQWGVWPLAGEIGADPYTKAYLSRQGTVWMGVTEGLILTASDDNDKTQLSGLCIYTLEGKIPRGRLWTLTTETKSTPTPTPTKKNIRQVHYITSNDTVWEEDGRLIITVSQKVQPGNWLQVDSDDNFNLVLRIYDTPLTSGALDNAIVTPSISKGDCS, encoded by the coding sequence ATGCTACACGCATTTTCATTTATTTTGACATGCATAGCCGCGTGCATAATAGGCATTGGTTCAGCATGGACTATCCTGGATGGCGATCTTAAATTTAATAAAGTCACTCTTGGACAATGGGGAGTATGGCCCCTCGCCGGAGAAATTGGAGCCGACCCCTACACCAAAGCATATTTATCCCGACAGGGCACCGTATGGATGGGCGTAACCGAAGGCCTTATTCTGACTGCCAGCGATGATAATGACAAAACTCAATTAAGCGGGCTATGTATCTATACTTTAGAAGGTAAAATACCACGTGGTCGCTTATGGACCCTGACTACTGAAACCAAGTCAACGCCTACACCTACACCAACAAAAAAGAACATCCGCCAAGTTCACTACATTACATCCAATGACACGGTATGGGAGGAAGACGGACGACTGATCATCACTGTTTCTCAAAAGGTACAGCCAGGGAACTGGCTTCAAGTCGACAGCGATGACAATTTTAACTTGGTACTTAGAATATATGACACGCCACTTACCAGTGGAGCATTAGATAATGCCATTGTTACGCCCTCTATCTCCAAAGGAGATTGTTCGTGA
- a CDS encoding PBP1A family penicillin-binding protein translates to MKDPFSQNRRSRFGMRLLELDSAIDGSLFSGFGWLSNLYASFSVFMRRFRVHGWQKLPVELGNETLTWGTVGMVLMLALAQPAFDETTADWRKQDDYSVTFVDRSGNVLGRRGVLQNKPIDLDRLPDHVVKATLATEDRRFFSHFGVDIIGISRAFATNVKAGGVVEGGSSITQQVAKNIFLSNERTLTRKVKEAFLALWLEANLTKKEILELYFNRAYLGGGAFGIPAAAEFYFDKDYADLTLAESAMLSGLFKAPTNFAPHINLGAARERANEVLTNMVQAGFLTEGQVLSARQKPARAVNRKQEQRPDYFLDWAYTQVLDLKIESDRVLTVVTALDPALQNKTETTINQYLLENGKEFNISQGASVIMTPDGFVRAMVGGRDYGQSQFNRAVDALRSPGSTFKPFVYAAAMENGYNAQSVMTDRYVQYGNWSPKNYTRSYAGRVTLTTALVKSINTIPVQLAQIVGGSKVIKKTKAMGVTSPLRNNPSLPIGTSEVSVIDMTAGYSVFANGGYKAPPKAVLRIYDSRGDLILDNSSKTKTERVLKPNAVASMNEILSQVPEWGTGRRAKLDDRVTAGKTGTTQSYRDAWFVGYTGNYVGAVWYGNDDYSPTKRLTGGRLPAMTWKEVMAFAHQGVDEKPIPFLNKDGSNEKQIVDIIAENENKTIEPLQETKALSSKSTDVLQGIGKLLKNKTKPLTTAFIPLKKTTGNGLKVIAGEF, encoded by the coding sequence GTGAAAGACCCTTTTTCGCAAAACCGGCGCAGTCGATTTGGTATGCGCCTTTTGGAGTTAGATAGCGCTATTGATGGTAGCCTTTTCTCAGGATTTGGCTGGCTGTCGAATTTATATGCGAGTTTCTCAGTATTCATGCGTCGCTTCCGGGTTCATGGTTGGCAAAAATTACCAGTTGAACTTGGTAATGAAACGCTAACTTGGGGCACTGTTGGTATGGTGTTGATGTTGGCTCTGGCGCAGCCTGCCTTTGATGAAACAACTGCAGACTGGCGCAAACAAGATGATTACTCGGTGACATTTGTTGACCGCTCAGGCAACGTCCTTGGTCGCCGTGGCGTATTACAAAATAAGCCAATTGATCTTGATCGTTTACCTGATCATGTTGTTAAGGCGACACTTGCCACAGAAGATCGTCGTTTCTTCTCGCATTTTGGTGTCGATATTATCGGAATTTCACGCGCTTTTGCGACCAATGTAAAAGCGGGTGGTGTTGTCGAGGGCGGCTCCTCAATCACGCAACAAGTGGCAAAAAATATCTTTCTCAGCAATGAGCGCACATTAACACGCAAGGTGAAGGAAGCCTTTCTTGCTTTATGGCTTGAAGCCAATCTCACCAAGAAAGAGATTCTCGAACTTTATTTCAACCGTGCTTACCTCGGCGGTGGAGCCTTTGGCATTCCGGCAGCAGCAGAATTTTATTTTGATAAAGATTACGCTGATCTGACACTAGCCGAATCTGCCATGTTGTCTGGCCTGTTTAAAGCGCCGACTAACTTCGCACCACATATCAACCTTGGCGCCGCGCGCGAGCGTGCTAATGAGGTTTTGACAAATATGGTTCAAGCAGGGTTTCTAACCGAGGGGCAGGTTCTTTCTGCTCGCCAAAAACCTGCAAGAGCTGTGAATAGAAAACAAGAACAACGGCCTGATTATTTCCTTGACTGGGCTTACACGCAGGTTTTGGATCTCAAGATTGAAAGCGACCGCGTTTTAACCGTCGTTACAGCACTTGATCCCGCATTACAAAACAAGACGGAAACAACAATAAATCAATACCTCTTAGAAAATGGCAAAGAATTCAATATCAGCCAAGGGGCATCCGTCATTATGACTCCAGACGGCTTTGTACGGGCAATGGTTGGCGGGCGCGACTATGGACAGAGCCAGTTCAACCGAGCGGTCGATGCATTACGCTCTCCCGGCTCAACATTCAAACCGTTCGTTTATGCCGCTGCCATGGAAAATGGCTATAACGCACAATCGGTGATGACTGATCGTTATGTGCAATATGGTAACTGGTCACCAAAGAATTATACGCGTAGCTATGCAGGTCGCGTCACACTGACTACGGCTCTCGTAAAATCGATCAATACCATTCCTGTTCAGCTTGCTCAGATTGTTGGTGGTTCCAAGGTTATTAAGAAAACAAAAGCCATGGGAGTTACAAGTCCATTGCGGAACAACCCAAGCTTACCCATCGGCACATCTGAAGTGTCGGTTATTGATATGACTGCTGGTTATTCTGTTTTTGCCAATGGAGGATACAAAGCCCCTCCTAAAGCGGTTTTACGGATTTATGATTCACGCGGTGATTTGATCTTAGATAACAGCTCAAAGACTAAGACCGAGCGCGTTTTAAAGCCTAACGCTGTGGCATCAATGAATGAAATTCTGTCTCAAGTACCCGAATGGGGAACCGGACGGCGCGCGAAACTTGATGATCGTGTTACAGCAGGCAAAACAGGCACCACTCAATCATATCGTGATGCATGGTTTGTTGGATATACTGGTAATTATGTCGGCGCTGTTTGGTATGGCAATGACGACTACAGCCCCACAAAACGCTTAACCGGTGGCCGTCTGCCAGCCATGACATGGAAAGAAGTCATGGCATTTGCTCATCAAGGCGTTGATGAAAAACCAATTCCTTTCCTCAATAAAGATGGATCGAATGAAAAACAAATTGTTGATATCATCGCAGAAAACGAGAACAAAACAATTGAGCCGCTTCAAGAAACCAAGGCACTTTCTTCGAAATCAACAGACGTTTTGCAAGGAATTGGCAAGCTTTTGAAAAACAAAACAAAACCGCTTACTACCGCTTTCATCCCTCTGAAAAAAACAACCGGCAATGGCTTAAAGGTAATTGCTGGTGAGTTCTAG
- a CDS encoding YcgN family cysteine cluster protein: MQEKSFWQTLTLEEMSITQWESLCDGCGRCCLNKLESEDTGEIIWTNVACSLLNDETCQCSDYPNRSTLVPDCIQLTPETVRTLTWLPATCGYRLVSENKDLYWWHPLVSGDPDSVHMAGISVRGMTVSEEGVDVEDYENYLVRWPEEDPFAKSDNDGEEIKQRK; the protein is encoded by the coding sequence ATGCAAGAAAAGTCCTTTTGGCAGACCCTCACATTGGAAGAAATGTCCATAACGCAATGGGAATCTTTGTGTGATGGATGTGGTCGATGCTGTCTAAATAAACTTGAGAGCGAAGATACAGGTGAGATTATTTGGACAAATGTTGCTTGTTCGCTGCTTAATGATGAGACATGTCAGTGTAGTGACTACCCAAATCGATCAACATTGGTGCCTGATTGTATCCAGTTAACCCCTGAAACTGTGCGCACTTTAACCTGGTTGCCGGCTACTTGCGGTTATCGGTTGGTGAGCGAAAACAAAGACCTCTATTGGTGGCACCCGTTGGTTTCAGGCGATCCAGATAGTGTGCATATGGCAGGTATCTCTGTGCGTGGTATGACCGTGAGCGAAGAAGGGGTCGATGTAGAAGACTACGAGAATTATCTTGTTCGATGGCCTGAAGAGGACCCATTCGCAAAGAGTGATAATGATGGTGAAGAAATAAAACAAAGAAAATAG